From the Pseudarthrobacter sp. MM222 genome, one window contains:
- the rpsK gene encoding 30S ribosomal protein S11 has protein sequence MPPKTRGAVRKPRKKDKKNIALGQAHIKSTFNNTIVSITDPNGAVISWASSGEVGFKGSRKSTPFAAQMAAEAAAKRAQEHGMRKVDVFVKGPGSGRETAIRSLQAAGLEVGSIQDVTPSAHNGCRPPKRRRV, from the coding sequence ATGCCCCCGAAGACTCGTGGCGCGGTTCGCAAGCCGCGTAAGAAGGACAAGAAGAATATCGCGCTGGGCCAGGCGCACATCAAGAGCACCTTTAACAACACCATCGTGTCCATCACGGACCCGAACGGTGCTGTCATCTCCTGGGCTTCGTCCGGTGAGGTTGGCTTCAAGGGCTCACGTAAGTCCACCCCGTTCGCTGCCCAGATGGCCGCCGAAGCCGCCGCAAAGCGTGCGCAGGAGCACGGCATGCGCAAGGTTGACGTGTTCGTCAAGGGACCGGGTTCCGGACGCGAAACGGCCATCCGTTCACTGCAGGCTGCTGGCCTTGAGGTTGGATCCATCCAGGATGTAACCCCCAGCGCCCACAACGGCTGCCGTCCGCCGAAGCGCCGCCGCGTCTAA
- a CDS encoding sensor histidine kinase, which produces MAGLFVACFLVPWERLPANAYLVIPILDFVVIGLARNGAVPAVAGLGVLAIFPVIWLSTSAAFARTTVFLSVVCTLLITLPSALQKFPNISPADITTAILLPLMMLAVSLAIRFASANVRVQRQRLEKKDEELRELLVQSRKRERLLKTVLDTIDVGIVAVDAEGRTILVNGQQAIFQQAASPAASGTEAEESRQLMFGQDRVTPLPADKRPIHRAVAGETFADYLVWIGEATDQRAISTAARIIKNDDGGFSGAVIVHSDVTGLVEALAAKEDLISNVSHEFRSPLMSVLGNVDLVLGEVEGYSAVAVRRLEVVQRNAERLLSLVSDLLVSASTVLAVHPRRTDLAGLVETSIGSAQAQADATNVSLSTDVPVPLWAHADPLRIGQALDNLVSNAIKYSPEGGSVTVSARSDDSWVQLKVQDTGMGISEEEATRIFTRFFRTRAARQAAIPGVGLGLSITQAIVERHGGDISCISTPGSGTTFTMTLPAEGAPAQLEQ; this is translated from the coding sequence ATGGCCGGCCTATTTGTGGCGTGCTTCCTGGTCCCGTGGGAACGGCTGCCTGCCAATGCCTACCTCGTCATTCCGATCCTGGATTTCGTGGTCATTGGGCTCGCACGCAATGGTGCCGTTCCGGCCGTTGCCGGACTTGGCGTGCTGGCCATATTTCCGGTCATCTGGCTGTCGACGTCCGCTGCTTTCGCCCGCACCACCGTTTTCCTAAGCGTTGTTTGCACGTTATTGATCACGCTGCCGTCGGCGCTGCAAAAGTTTCCCAACATTTCACCTGCAGACATTACGACCGCGATTCTCCTGCCACTAATGATGCTCGCGGTCTCCCTGGCGATCCGCTTCGCCAGTGCCAACGTCCGGGTTCAACGCCAGCGGCTGGAAAAGAAGGACGAAGAACTCCGCGAACTGCTGGTTCAAAGCCGGAAACGCGAACGCCTGCTCAAGACCGTGCTGGATACCATCGACGTCGGAATTGTCGCCGTCGACGCCGAAGGCCGGACCATCCTGGTCAACGGCCAGCAGGCAATATTCCAGCAAGCCGCCTCCCCTGCCGCCTCGGGTACGGAGGCCGAAGAGTCGCGTCAGCTCATGTTCGGCCAGGACCGGGTGACGCCCCTTCCCGCGGACAAACGGCCGATTCATCGGGCGGTGGCGGGCGAGACGTTCGCGGACTACCTTGTGTGGATTGGCGAGGCGACGGACCAGCGCGCCATCTCAACGGCAGCACGGATCATCAAGAACGACGACGGCGGCTTCAGCGGCGCCGTCATCGTTCACAGCGACGTCACAGGCCTCGTCGAGGCCCTGGCGGCCAAGGAAGACCTGATTTCCAACGTCAGCCACGAATTCCGGAGTCCCCTGATGTCAGTCCTCGGCAACGTGGACCTGGTGCTCGGCGAAGTGGAAGGCTACTCGGCTGTGGCCGTCCGGAGGCTCGAGGTGGTCCAGCGCAACGCCGAAAGGCTGCTGTCGCTCGTCTCCGACTTGCTCGTTTCCGCTTCGACAGTCCTGGCTGTCCATCCACGGCGGACCGACCTCGCCGGGCTGGTCGAAACCAGCATAGGGTCCGCCCAGGCCCAGGCCGATGCCACCAACGTCTCCCTGAGCACCGACGTTCCGGTGCCTCTCTGGGCACACGCAGACCCGCTCCGCATCGGCCAGGCCCTGGACAACCTCGTGTCCAACGCGATCAAGTATTCGCCCGAGGGTGGCTCCGTGACCGTCAGCGCCCGCAGTGACGACTCATGGGTCCAGCTCAAGGTGCAGGACACCGGAATGGGCATCAGCGAGGAGGAAGCCACCCGGATCTTCACCCGCTTCTTCCGCACCCGCGCCGCCAGGCAGGCAGCCATCCCCGGCGTGGGCCTGGGCCTTTCCATCACGCAGGCCATCGTCGAGAGGCACGGCGGGGACATCTCCTGCATCAGCACGCCCGGTTCCGGCACTACCTTCACCATGACGTTGCCGGCGGAAGGCGCGCCGGCCCAGCTGGAGCAGTAA
- a CDS encoding tRNA pseudouridine synthase A: MNDQKPAAPVRGGGGFLRIRLDLAYDGGPFNGWAVQPGRRTVQGTLEQALELLIRRPIRVTVAGRTDAGVHARGQVVHLDLSATEWLGLNRGVELDPAVALLRRLRGALSRGLGDLTGAIEVHRVSVAPEGFDARFSALWRRYSYRIADGPALWDPLGRTSTLWHKERLDVGLLNEGASQLLGLQDFRSYCKPREGATTIRELQRFEFERTADGVIVATVQADAFCHNMVRSLVGSALYVGEAVEAPGWLHERLLARSRDAKSILAAPHPLVLEEVAYPSNTGLLARAELTRARRQ, from the coding sequence ATGAACGACCAGAAACCCGCTGCCCCCGTTAGAGGGGGCGGCGGGTTTTTGCGTATCCGGCTTGATCTCGCGTACGACGGCGGACCGTTCAACGGGTGGGCCGTCCAGCCGGGGCGGCGTACCGTGCAGGGTACCCTCGAGCAGGCCCTCGAGCTGCTGATCCGGCGTCCGATCCGGGTCACCGTCGCCGGGCGTACCGATGCGGGCGTGCACGCGCGGGGTCAGGTGGTCCATCTCGATCTCAGCGCGACGGAATGGCTGGGCCTGAACCGGGGCGTTGAACTCGACCCCGCCGTCGCCCTGCTGCGCCGGCTCCGGGGCGCCCTAAGCCGCGGCCTGGGGGACCTCACCGGGGCGATCGAAGTGCACCGGGTCAGCGTGGCTCCGGAGGGCTTTGACGCCCGGTTCTCGGCACTGTGGCGGCGCTACAGCTACCGGATCGCGGACGGTCCGGCCCTGTGGGATCCGCTGGGGCGCACGTCGACGCTCTGGCACAAGGAACGGCTCGACGTCGGCCTGCTTAACGAGGGCGCCTCCCAGTTGCTGGGGCTGCAGGACTTCCGGTCCTACTGCAAGCCGCGCGAGGGCGCCACCACAATCCGCGAACTCCAGCGCTTCGAGTTCGAGCGGACTGCCGATGGCGTCATCGTGGCTACCGTGCAAGCGGACGCGTTCTGCCACAACATGGTGCGCTCCCTCGTGGGGTCGGCCTTGTATGTCGGCGAGGCAGTCGAGGCGCCGGGTTGGCTGCACGAGCGGCTCCTGGCGCGTTCGCGTGACGCCAAATCCATCCTGGCCGCCCCGCACCCACTCGTGCTGGAGGAAGTGGCCTACCCGTCCAACACCGGGCTCCTGGCCCGGGCAGAGTTGACGCGCGCGCGGCGGCAGTAA
- a CDS encoding P1 family peptidase encodes MTSITDVPGIRVGHATRTTDGWLSGVTVILPPPGTIGSVDVRGGGPGTHETDALDPTTLTSRIDAVVLTGGSAYGLVSASGAQRWCEEDGRGFPVTGGVVPIVPAAAIFDLGRGGDFTARPDLAMGYAATAAAAAREDGHDVDRGNVGAGTGAVIGRGTYKGGVGTASITLENGVVVGALAVVNALGLPYRGFEKLDDQRQRVSAPPPLNTTLVVVATNATLDKAECKRTASAAHAGLARALNPSHTLADGDTVFCLATGALALDRSSDAARQYSLITLQSAAADVVRLAILDGVASADAVDTPAGEFRAYGDDVR; translated from the coding sequence ATGACTTCGATCACCGACGTGCCGGGAATCAGGGTGGGCCACGCGACCAGGACCACTGACGGGTGGCTGAGCGGAGTGACCGTGATCCTCCCTCCGCCGGGCACGATCGGGTCCGTGGATGTGCGCGGCGGCGGCCCCGGAACCCATGAGACCGACGCGCTGGACCCCACCACCCTGACGTCCCGGATCGATGCCGTGGTGCTCACCGGCGGCAGCGCCTACGGCCTCGTGTCCGCCTCCGGTGCCCAGCGCTGGTGCGAGGAGGACGGGCGCGGCTTCCCGGTGACCGGCGGCGTGGTCCCCATCGTGCCGGCCGCGGCGATCTTTGACCTCGGCCGCGGCGGGGACTTTACGGCCCGGCCGGACCTCGCCATGGGATACGCGGCAACGGCCGCTGCCGCCGCCCGGGAGGACGGGCACGACGTCGACCGCGGCAACGTGGGCGCCGGCACCGGAGCAGTCATCGGCCGGGGCACATACAAGGGCGGAGTAGGTACAGCCTCCATAACCCTGGAGAACGGGGTAGTTGTAGGGGCCCTGGCGGTGGTCAACGCGCTGGGCTTGCCTTACAGGGGTTTCGAAAAGCTCGATGACCAGCGGCAGAGGGTTTCGGCTCCGCCGCCCTTGAACACCACCCTGGTAGTCGTTGCCACGAATGCAACCCTGGACAAAGCAGAGTGCAAACGGACCGCGTCGGCCGCCCATGCCGGCCTGGCCCGGGCACTGAATCCGAGCCACACCCTGGCAGACGGGGATACGGTGTTTTGCCTGGCCACCGGCGCCCTCGCGCTGGACCGCAGCAGCGACGCCGCCCGGCAGTACAGCCTCATCACCCTGCAGAGTGCGGCGGCCGACGTCGTCCGGCTGGCCATCCTGGACGGGGTCGCCAGCGCGGACGCCGTCGACACCCCTGCCGGGGAATTTCGTGCATACGGGGACGATGTGCGCTAG
- a CDS encoding DNA-directed RNA polymerase subunit alpha — translation MLIAQRPTLSEEVVSDNRSRFIIEPLEPGFGYTLGNSLRRTLLSSIPGASVTSIRIDGVLHEFTTVPGVKEDVTEIILNIKNLSVSSEHDEPVVAYLRKQGPGVVTAADIAPPAGVEFHNPDLHIATLNSKGKFELELTIERGRGYVSAAQNKSGDSEIGRIPVDSIYSPVLKVTFRVEATRVEQRTDFDKLIVDVETKQAIAPRDAVASAGTTLVELFGLARELNTAAEGIEIGPSPTDAALAADMALPIEDLDLTVRSYNCLKREGIHTVGELVARSEADLMDIRNFGAKSIDEVKAKLVELGLSLKDSPPGFDLAARAAAIEEDDAAFSDDEL, via the coding sequence GTGCTCATTGCACAGCGCCCCACCCTCTCCGAAGAGGTCGTCTCCGATAACCGCTCCCGTTTCATTATTGAACCGCTGGAGCCGGGCTTCGGTTACACCCTCGGAAACTCCCTCCGCCGTACCCTGCTCTCCTCCATCCCCGGTGCCTCTGTAACGAGCATCCGGATCGATGGCGTGCTGCACGAGTTCACCACGGTTCCCGGTGTCAAGGAAGATGTCACTGAGATCATCCTGAACATCAAGAACCTGTCGGTCTCCTCCGAGCACGATGAGCCGGTTGTTGCTTACCTGCGCAAGCAGGGACCGGGAGTCGTCACCGCCGCGGACATCGCTCCGCCGGCCGGCGTCGAATTCCACAACCCGGATCTGCACATTGCCACGCTGAACTCGAAGGGCAAGTTCGAACTCGAACTGACCATCGAGCGCGGCCGCGGCTACGTTTCGGCAGCTCAGAACAAGTCCGGCGATTCCGAGATCGGCCGCATCCCGGTCGACTCGATCTACTCGCCGGTTCTGAAGGTTACTTTCCGCGTGGAAGCTACCCGCGTTGAGCAGCGCACTGACTTCGACAAGCTCATTGTCGACGTCGAGACCAAGCAGGCCATCGCCCCGCGCGATGCTGTTGCTTCGGCAGGTACCACCCTGGTGGAACTGTTCGGTCTGGCCCGCGAGCTGAACACCGCAGCTGAGGGTATCGAGATTGGCCCGTCGCCGACGGATGCTGCCCTGGCAGCTGACATGGCCCTGCCGATCGAGGACCTGGACCTCACGGTCCGTTCCTACAACTGCCTCAAGCGTGAGGGCATCCACACCGTGGGTGAACTCGTGGCTCGCTCCGAGGCTGACCTCATGGACATCCGTAACTTCGGTGCGAAGTCCATCGATGAGGTCAAGGCAAAGCTGGTTGAACTGGGCCTGTCCCTCAAGGACTCGCCTCCCGGTTTTGACCTCGCAGCACGCGCCGCCGCAATTGAAGAGGACGACGCCGCGTTCAGCGACGACGAACTCTAA
- the rplQ gene encoding 50S ribosomal protein L17 encodes MPTPAKGPRLGGGAAHERLMLANLSAALFEHKRITTTVTKAKRLKPYAERLVTFAKRGDLASRRRVLGLISNKGIVHELFTDIAQAVENRDGGYTRITKIGNRKGDNAPMAVIELVLEPVSAKQAVVAEATSAAKRDADKKDADKAEAAPVAETEVAATEEAPEADVVETEAAATEEAPAAEEATPESEKDAK; translated from the coding sequence ATGCCTACCCCCGCTAAGGGTCCGCGCCTCGGAGGCGGAGCGGCTCACGAGCGTCTTATGCTCGCGAACCTGTCCGCCGCACTGTTCGAGCACAAGCGGATCACCACCACGGTGACCAAGGCCAAGCGACTGAAGCCCTACGCCGAGCGCCTGGTGACTTTCGCCAAGCGTGGCGACCTGGCTTCCCGCCGTCGCGTGCTCGGCCTGATCAGCAACAAGGGCATTGTCCACGAGCTGTTCACCGACATTGCACAGGCAGTGGAGAACCGCGACGGTGGCTACACCCGCATCACCAAGATCGGCAACCGCAAGGGCGACAACGCTCCCATGGCTGTCATCGAACTGGTCCTCGAGCCGGTTTCCGCCAAGCAGGCCGTGGTAGCCGAGGCTACCTCGGCTGCCAAGCGCGACGCCGACAAGAAGGACGCTGACAAGGCAGAAGCCGCTCCGGTTGCTGAAACCGAAGTTGCCGCTACCGAAGAGGCTCCTGAAGCTGACGTCGTCGAGACTGAAGCTGCCGCTACCGAAGAGGCCCCGGCCGCCGAGGAAGCAACCCCCGAGTCCGAGAAGGACGCGAAGTAA
- the rpmJ gene encoding 50S ribosomal protein L36, with translation MKVKPSVKQICEKCKVIRRNGRVMVICENPRHKQRQG, from the coding sequence ATGAAGGTCAAGCCGAGCGTCAAGCAGATCTGCGAAAAGTGCAAAGTGATCCGCCGTAATGGCCGGGTCATGGTGATCTGCGAGAACCCGCGCCACAAGCAGCGCCAGGGCTAA
- the map gene encoding type I methionyl aminopeptidase: MAFGQPRIEYKTNAQMRIMHQAGLVLSRALDAAVAAAVPGKTTRDLDAIFAAVLKEAGATSNFLGYHGFPATICTSVNEEVVHGIPGDRVLRDGDILSIDGGAILDGWHSDSARTVIVGTADPEDQRLSDVTESAMWHGIAALATGKFVGDIGSAVDDYVSSVPGKPLGILEDYVGHGIGSEMHMAPDVLNYRTSHRGPKIRPGLCLAIEPMLVRGSIDTAVLADDWTVVTTDGKRSCQWEHSVAVHENGIWVLSAPDGGAAKLAPLGVVPVPIP, from the coding sequence ATGGCCTTCGGCCAGCCCCGCATCGAATACAAGACCAACGCCCAGATGCGCATCATGCACCAGGCCGGACTGGTGCTCAGCCGCGCCCTCGATGCTGCAGTCGCCGCAGCGGTGCCCGGCAAGACCACCCGCGACCTCGACGCCATCTTCGCGGCCGTCCTCAAGGAAGCCGGCGCAACCTCGAACTTCCTCGGCTACCACGGCTTCCCGGCCACCATCTGCACCTCGGTCAACGAGGAAGTCGTCCACGGCATCCCCGGCGACCGGGTGCTGCGGGACGGGGATATCCTCTCGATCGACGGCGGCGCGATCCTGGACGGCTGGCACTCCGACTCGGCCCGGACCGTGATCGTCGGGACGGCCGACCCGGAGGACCAGCGGCTTTCCGACGTCACGGAATCGGCGATGTGGCACGGCATTGCCGCCCTCGCCACCGGCAAGTTCGTCGGTGACATCGGTTCCGCCGTCGACGATTACGTCTCGTCCGTACCGGGTAAGCCGCTCGGGATCCTGGAGGACTACGTGGGCCACGGCATCGGCTCCGAAATGCACATGGCCCCGGACGTGCTGAATTACCGGACCAGCCACCGCGGGCCCAAGATCCGGCCGGGACTGTGCCTTGCCATCGAACCCATGCTGGTGCGTGGCAGCATCGACACCGCCGTGCTGGCGGACGACTGGACCGTGGTGACCACGGACGGCAAGCGCTCCTGCCAGTGGGAGCACTCCGTGGCGGTCCACGAGAACGGCATCTGGGTCCTGTCGGCTCCGGACGGGGGAGCGGCGAAGCTGGCACCGCTCGGCGTCGTGCCGGTTCCGATTCCCTGA
- the rpsM gene encoding 30S ribosomal protein S13, giving the protein MARLAGVDIPREKRLEIALTYIYGVGKTRAHETLAATGISADVRVKDLSDAELVQLRDYIEGNYKVEGDLRREVAADIRRKVEIGSYEGLRHRKGLPVRGQRTKTNARTRKGPKRTVAGKKKTR; this is encoded by the coding sequence ATGGCTCGTCTCGCTGGCGTAGACATTCCCCGCGAAAAGCGGTTGGAAATTGCGCTTACTTACATCTACGGCGTGGGCAAGACCCGTGCACACGAAACCCTGGCTGCCACCGGCATCAGCGCTGACGTTCGGGTCAAGGACCTGTCCGACGCCGAGCTGGTCCAGCTTCGTGACTACATTGAAGGCAACTACAAGGTTGAGGGTGACCTTCGCCGCGAGGTAGCCGCTGACATCCGCCGCAAGGTTGAGATCGGCAGCTACGAAGGCCTGCGCCACCGCAAGGGCCTGCCCGTACGCGGACAGCGTACGAAGACCAACGCACGTACCCGCAAGGGCCCGAAGCGTACCGTCGCCGGCAAGAAGAAGACTCGCTAA
- the rplO gene encoding 50S ribosomal protein L15, with translation MAEKNAEKAQGAAAEKQNALKVHHLRPAPGAKTAKTRVGRGEGSKGKTAGRGTKGTKARYQIKAGFAGGQLPLHMRLPKLRGFKNPFRVEFQVVNLDKLNELFPEGGAVTVENLVEKGAVRKNQPVKVLGTGDITVKVDVTVHAFSASAAEKIAAAGGSTTAL, from the coding sequence ATGGCAGAGAAGAACGCCGAAAAGGCACAGGGCGCCGCTGCTGAGAAGCAGAACGCTCTGAAGGTTCACCACCTGCGTCCCGCCCCGGGTGCCAAGACCGCCAAGACCCGTGTTGGTCGTGGTGAAGGTTCCAAGGGTAAGACCGCCGGTCGCGGTACCAAGGGTACGAAGGCCCGCTACCAGATCAAGGCTGGCTTTGCCGGCGGCCAGCTGCCGCTGCACATGCGCCTGCCGAAGCTGCGCGGCTTCAAGAACCCGTTCCGGGTTGAGTTCCAGGTAGTTAACCTGGACAAGCTCAACGAGCTGTTCCCGGAAGGTGGCGCTGTCACCGTGGAGAACCTGGTCGAAAAGGGTGCCGTTCGCAAGAACCAGCCCGTCAAGGTGCTGGGCACCGGCGACATCACCGTCAAGGTTGACGTCACCGTCCACGCATTCTCGGCCAGTGCCGCAGAAAAGATTGCAGCAGCAGGCGGAAGCACCACCGCTCTCTAA
- the rpmD gene encoding 50S ribosomal protein L30 yields MAKNVLVSDAQLEITQIKSAIGGKQNQRDTLRSLGLKRIGHTVVRTADAVTVGMLNTVPHLVKVEEAK; encoded by the coding sequence ATGGCTAAGAACGTGCTTGTCTCCGACGCACAGTTGGAGATCACTCAGATCAAGTCCGCCATTGGCGGCAAGCAGAACCAGCGCGACACCCTGCGGTCCCTCGGCCTGAAGCGGATCGGACACACCGTTGTCCGCACCGCCGACGCCGTGACCGTCGGAATGCTCAACACGGTTCCGCACCTGGTAAAGGTAGAGGAGGCGAAGTAA
- a CDS encoding adenylate kinase, which translates to MLIIGPPGSGKGTQAERISERLGVVAISTGDIFRANVKGETPLGIEAKKYMDAGDFVPDSVTNKMVRDRLSEGDVENGFLLDGYPRTTAQVDYLDAILADGEQKLDVVLQLTADDEELVSRLLGRAKETGRSDDNEAVIRHRLDLYHDQTEAVVAKYADRGILTRVDGIGGIDEVTDRVMQAIKEAQKA; encoded by the coding sequence ATGTTGATTATCGGACCTCCCGGTTCCGGCAAGGGAACGCAGGCGGAACGCATTTCGGAGCGCCTCGGCGTCGTGGCGATCTCCACAGGCGACATCTTCCGAGCCAACGTCAAGGGCGAAACCCCGCTGGGCATCGAGGCCAAGAAGTACATGGACGCGGGGGACTTCGTTCCGGACAGCGTGACGAACAAGATGGTCCGCGACCGTCTAAGCGAAGGCGACGTCGAAAACGGCTTCCTGCTGGACGGTTACCCGCGCACCACTGCGCAGGTGGATTACCTCGACGCGATCCTGGCCGATGGCGAACAGAAGCTCGACGTTGTCCTGCAGCTCACGGCCGATGACGAGGAGCTCGTCTCCCGCCTCCTGGGCCGTGCGAAGGAAACCGGTCGCAGCGACGACAACGAGGCCGTCATCCGACACCGCCTTGACCTCTACCACGACCAGACGGAGGCCGTGGTGGCGAAGTACGCCGACCGCGGCATCCTGACGCGCGTCGACGGTATCGGCGGCATTGACGAGGTCACCGACCGCGTCATGCAGGCCATCAAAGAGGCCCAGAAGGCCTGA
- a CDS encoding response regulator transcription factor, producing the protein MSDLGVAVVIEDDDDVRGLLDAVLRQAGFEVHSAATGGDGVDLAKHRQANVITLDVGLPDIDGFEVLRRIRQFSDAYVVMLSGRDEELDTITALQGGADDYLIKPFRPRELRARISAMMRRPRQAALPSGTGEAAGAALGAEASAPAAAGVAVPDAEHQSGSAPDSGESAGGEILRHNGLLLNVSTRTVVSRGTELVLTRSEFDLLHELLRGTGAVRTRSDLVRVVRGEHYRDDTYISGADERAVEVHIGNLRRKLGEDPQDPRWLITVRGVGYRRAPKRAE; encoded by the coding sequence GTGAGTGATCTTGGTGTTGCCGTAGTAATTGAAGATGATGACGATGTACGTGGTCTCCTCGATGCCGTACTTCGACAGGCCGGTTTTGAGGTGCACTCCGCGGCCACCGGTGGTGATGGCGTGGACCTGGCCAAGCATCGCCAGGCCAATGTGATCACGCTGGACGTCGGACTCCCGGACATCGATGGTTTCGAGGTTCTGCGCAGGATCCGGCAGTTCAGCGACGCCTACGTGGTCATGCTGTCAGGCCGGGACGAGGAACTGGATACGATCACGGCGCTGCAGGGTGGGGCTGACGATTACCTGATCAAACCCTTCCGTCCCCGCGAGCTCCGGGCGCGTATCTCGGCGATGATGCGCCGTCCCCGGCAAGCCGCACTGCCGTCGGGGACCGGTGAAGCCGCCGGCGCCGCGCTCGGTGCGGAGGCCTCGGCACCGGCTGCTGCAGGGGTAGCGGTGCCGGACGCTGAGCACCAGTCCGGGTCCGCTCCTGATTCCGGGGAGTCCGCCGGCGGCGAGATCCTGCGCCACAATGGCCTTCTGCTGAACGTCTCCACCCGGACGGTGGTTTCGCGGGGAACGGAGTTGGTGCTGACCCGAAGCGAATTCGACCTCCTCCACGAGCTGCTGCGGGGGACCGGGGCGGTGCGCACGCGGTCAGACCTGGTGCGTGTGGTGCGTGGCGAGCACTACCGGGACGACACCTACATCAGCGGAGCCGACGAGCGGGCGGTGGAGGTCCACATCGGAAATCTCCGGCGCAAGCTCGGCGAAGATCCGCAGGACCCCCGCTGGCTGATCACGGTTCGCGGAGTGGGCTACCGGCGGGCCCCCAAGCGAGCGGAGTGA
- the infA gene encoding translation initiation factor IF-1 — translation MAKKDGVIEIEGVVTEALPNAMFRVELTNKHIVLAHISGKMRQHYIRILPEDRVVVELSPYDLTRGRIVYRYK, via the coding sequence ATGGCCAAGAAGGACGGGGTCATTGAGATCGAGGGCGTTGTGACTGAGGCGCTGCCTAACGCGATGTTTCGTGTTGAGCTCACCAACAAGCACATCGTTCTGGCACACATCTCTGGAAAGATGCGCCAGCACTACATCAGGATTCTCCCTGAGGACCGGGTAGTGGTGGAGCTGAGCCCGTACGACCTGACACGTGGTCGTATCGTCTACCGCTACAAGTAA
- the secY gene encoding preprotein translocase subunit SecY → MLSAFGRAFRTPDLRRKLLFTLGIITIFRLGAFIPSPGVNYQNVQQCLQNGQTTGGIYQLVNLFSGGALLQVSIFALGIMPYITASIIVQLLRVVIPRFQMLYEEGASGQSKLTQYTRYLTIALGLLNATTLVSLARSGQLLPNCQLPIIPDTSIVTTILIIITLTAGTGLIMWMGELVTEKGVGNGMSLLIFTSIAAGFPGSLGAIWTAQGPGTFFMVLAIGLLTVALVVFVEQSQRRIPVQYAKRMIGRRTVGGTSTYIPIKVNMAGVVPVIFASSMLYLPGLISQFNQPAPGEPLAPWVEWINNNLTRGDHPIYMALYFAMIVFFTYFYVAITFNPEEVSDNMKKYGGFIPGIRAGKPTADYLQYVLSRITLPGAIYLGFVALIPLIALVLINANQNFPFGGTSILIMVGVGLETVKQIDAQLQQRHYEGLLR, encoded by the coding sequence TTGCTTAGCGCATTCGGCCGGGCCTTTCGCACGCCTGATCTGCGACGCAAGTTGTTGTTCACGCTGGGAATCATCACAATCTTCCGCTTGGGCGCTTTCATCCCCTCGCCTGGTGTGAACTACCAGAATGTCCAGCAATGCTTGCAGAACGGTCAGACCACGGGCGGCATCTACCAGCTCGTCAACCTGTTTAGCGGCGGTGCATTGCTGCAGGTCTCGATCTTCGCGCTCGGGATCATGCCGTACATCACGGCGAGTATCATCGTGCAGTTGCTCCGGGTGGTCATTCCCCGCTTCCAGATGCTCTATGAGGAAGGCGCGTCCGGCCAGTCAAAGCTGACGCAGTACACGCGTTACCTCACCATCGCCCTGGGCCTCCTGAATGCCACGACCCTGGTGTCGTTGGCGCGCTCCGGCCAGTTGCTGCCCAACTGCCAGCTGCCGATCATCCCGGACACGAGCATCGTCACCACGATCCTCATTATCATTACGCTGACGGCCGGCACCGGCCTGATCATGTGGATGGGCGAACTCGTCACCGAAAAGGGTGTGGGCAACGGCATGTCGCTGCTCATTTTCACGTCCATCGCTGCCGGATTCCCCGGATCGCTCGGCGCGATCTGGACGGCGCAGGGCCCGGGTACCTTCTTCATGGTCCTGGCCATCGGCCTGCTGACCGTGGCGCTCGTGGTCTTCGTCGAGCAGTCCCAGCGCAGGATCCCTGTGCAGTATGCCAAGCGCATGATCGGCCGCCGGACTGTAGGCGGTACCAGCACGTACATCCCCATCAAGGTGAACATGGCCGGCGTCGTGCCCGTCATCTTCGCATCCTCGATGCTGTACCTGCCGGGCCTGATTTCCCAGTTCAACCAGCCGGCGCCCGGCGAGCCGTTGGCGCCCTGGGTTGAGTGGATCAACAACAACCTGACCCGTGGCGACCACCCCATATACATGGCTCTCTACTTCGCCATGATTGTGTTCTTCACGTACTTCTATGTTGCGATCACTTTCAACCCTGAAGAAGTTTCTGACAACATGAAGAAGTACGGCGGCTTCATTCCGGGGATCCGTGCCGGCAAGCCGACCGCAGACTACCTGCAGTACGTGCTTTCCCGGATCACCCTGCCCGGTGCCATTTACCTGGGCTTTGTGGCGCTCATCCCGCTGATCGCACTGGTCCTGATCAACGCCAACCAGAACTTCCCGTTCGGTGGCACCTCGATCCTGATCATGGTCGGCGTCGGTTTGGAGACCGTCAAGCAGATTGACGCGCAGCTACAGCAGCGTCACTACGAAGGGCTTTTGCGATGA